Proteins encoded by one window of Castor canadensis chromosome 2, mCasCan1.hap1v2, whole genome shotgun sequence:
- the Tmem196 gene encoding transmembrane protein 196 isoform X5, translated as MILFSACCICGLIGGILNFQFLRAVTKKTSSLYPLHLASMSLACIGIGGCTLSSWLTCRLASYEQRRMFSEREHSLHHSHEMAEKRLRAIEITDLPSCPVVPPTPELPTRK; from the exons ATGATCCTCTTTTCAGCCTGCTGTATCTGTGGACTTATTGGGGGCATCCTCAATTTTCAGTTCCTTCGGGCAGTCACAAAGAAGACCTCGTCTCTATATCCTCTGCATCTTGCCTCCATGTCCCTGGCATGCATTGGGATTGGGGGCTGCACCCTGTCCTCCTGGCTCACCTGTCGACTAGCCAGTTATGAACAGAGGAGGATGTTCTCAGAAAGGGAGCATTCCCTGCATCACTCTCATGAGATGGCTGAGAAA AGATTGAGGGCTATTGAAATAACCGACTTGCCCAGCTGCCCGGTGGTGCCCCCGACACCAGAGTTACCTACAAG GAAATGA